The Nitrosomonas sp. sh817 genome includes a window with the following:
- a CDS encoding Rho-binding antiterminator: MSNTVIDCELHDFVEVACMYRYQLKLILKDGQVIEGKAVDIASTPDKRECLIVENDTQQQVDLMSLAKMEVLTPNAKFSEVVFD; this comes from the coding sequence ATGTCTAATACCGTGATTGACTGCGAACTGCACGATTTTGTCGAAGTCGCGTGCATGTACCGCTATCAATTGAAGCTCATTTTAAAGGACGGTCAAGTAATCGAAGGCAAAGCCGTCGATATCGCCAGCACGCCCGACAAGCGCGAATGCCTGATCGTCGAAAACGATACGCAGCAGCAAGTCGATTTGATGTCGCTCGCCAAGATGGAAGTTTTAACGCCTAACGCCAAGTTCAGCGAAGTCGTGTTCGATTAA
- the mutY gene encoding A/G-specific adenine glycosylase, with protein sequence MPSLAEHLIRWHPLNGRHDLPWQQRRDPYAIWISEIMLQQTQVSTVIPYYQRFMQTFPAVDSLANAPLDAVLALWSGLGYYSRARNLHLAAQRIMQEHQGQFPESRERIQQLPGIGRSTAAAIAVFAFGQREAILDGNVKRILARFFGIAGYPGQPKIQKLLWQQAEAALPADHRGGLIEIYTQALMDLGSTVCTRSKPQCDLCPLQPQCIAWQQQRVAQLPAAKPRKPLPRKETVLLLLQHQQRLLLEKRPSSGIWGGLWCPPEMTIGADAVDYCRQQWGIAVQSPVEMPALDHQFTHFKLRIYPQCLDVAADSRVASPDYIWLKPAEALELGIPAPIRSILMQNFSAGKLPLGKC encoded by the coding sequence ATGCCGTCCCTTGCAGAGCATTTGATCCGCTGGCACCCGCTGAACGGCCGCCACGATCTGCCGTGGCAACAGCGCCGCGATCCGTATGCAATCTGGATTTCGGAAATTATGCTGCAACAAACCCAGGTCAGCACGGTTATTCCTTACTATCAGCGTTTCATGCAGACATTCCCGGCCGTTGATAGCTTGGCAAACGCGCCACTCGATGCAGTGCTCGCTTTATGGAGCGGCTTGGGTTATTACTCACGTGCGCGTAATTTACATTTAGCCGCTCAACGCATTATGCAAGAACACCAAGGACAATTTCCCGAATCACGCGAGCGCATCCAGCAACTTCCCGGTATCGGCCGCTCGACTGCCGCTGCGATTGCGGTTTTTGCGTTTGGTCAGCGTGAAGCGATACTCGACGGCAACGTGAAACGGATTCTCGCGCGCTTTTTTGGCATCGCCGGTTATCCCGGCCAGCCGAAAATTCAGAAACTGTTATGGCAACAAGCCGAAGCGGCGTTACCTGCGGATCATCGTGGCGGCCTTATCGAAATTTATACGCAAGCTTTGATGGATTTGGGTTCCACCGTTTGCACCCGCAGCAAGCCACAATGCGATCTGTGTCCGTTGCAACCGCAATGCATCGCTTGGCAGCAACAACGTGTCGCGCAACTACCTGCTGCAAAACCACGCAAACCATTACCACGAAAAGAAACCGTATTACTGCTGCTACAACATCAACAGCGGTTATTGCTTGAAAAAAGGCCATCATCCGGTATCTGGGGTGGTTTATGGTGTCCGCCGGAAATGACAATTGGCGCGGACGCTGTGGATTACTGCCGCCAGCAATGGGGGATCGCGGTTCAATCACCGGTTGAAATGCCGGCTTTGGACCACCAGTTCACTCATTTTAAATTGCGCATATACCCGCAATGCTTGGATGTAGCAGCGGATAGCCGGGTGGCATCCCCGGATTACATCTGGTTGAAACCAGCGGAAGCGCTGGAACTTGGGATACCGGCGCCGATACGATCGATATTGATGCAAAACTTTTCGGCCGGTAAGCTACCCTTAGGGAAATGCTGA
- a CDS encoding 5-formyltetrahydrofolate cyclo-ligase, translating into MDNLKEWKKQQRQQLIAARESVAEDLHRQWSGAISAFLKQGLAQPQHMTIGIYWPFRGEYDPRPLAAHFLQQGATLALPEVIEKNKPLCFREWLPDMPMKAGAYGIPVPDSSPIVRLDAVIIPMVGFDPQGYRLGYGSGYYDRTLATYERQPLTIGVAFELQRLPNIHPQAHDISMHFVITEAGIFQTREHHLFPALTLQNSGSGSHQQ; encoded by the coding sequence ATGGATAATTTGAAAGAATGGAAGAAACAGCAGCGTCAACAATTGATTGCTGCGCGCGAATCGGTTGCGGAGGATTTGCATCGGCAATGGAGCGGCGCGATTTCGGCCTTTCTCAAACAGGGACTGGCGCAACCGCAACACATGACGATCGGAATTTATTGGCCGTTTCGCGGTGAATACGACCCGCGTCCGCTGGCCGCCCATTTTCTGCAGCAGGGCGCAACACTGGCGCTACCGGAAGTTATCGAAAAAAATAAACCGCTGTGCTTTCGCGAGTGGCTGCCGGATATGCCTATGAAAGCCGGCGCTTATGGTATCCCGGTGCCGGACAGCAGCCCGATTGTCAGGCTTGATGCGGTTATTATTCCGATGGTCGGTTTTGATCCGCAAGGCTACCGCCTTGGCTACGGCAGCGGTTACTATGATCGCACCCTGGCAACCTACGAACGCCAGCCTTTAACCATCGGTGTCGCTTTTGAACTGCAGCGGCTACCCAACATTCACCCGCAAGCACATGATATCTCGATGCATTTTGTGATCACTGAGGCCGGCATTTTTCAAACACGGGAGCATCACTTATTCCCCGCTTTAACGCTGCAAAACTCCGGATCAGGCTCGCACCAGCAGTAG
- a CDS encoding flavin prenyltransferase UbiX — protein sequence MRTNIDYPATITLAFTGASGMPYGIRLLEVLLQQGKQVYLLYSKVAQIVAQQEMELALPSSAKETEAFLRSRYGVTNEQLRVFGREEWFAPVASGSNPADAMVICPCTMGTLAAVAAGLSQNLIERSADVMLKENRPLIIVPRETPFSPIHLENMLKLARSGAVILPANPGFYHHPQTVQDLVDFVVARVLDHLHVNHDLMPRWGEEN from the coding sequence ATGCGAACGAACATTGATTATCCTGCAACGATTACCCTGGCGTTTACCGGCGCATCGGGAATGCCGTATGGAATTCGCTTGCTTGAAGTGTTGTTGCAGCAAGGCAAGCAAGTCTATTTGTTATATTCCAAAGTCGCGCAAATCGTCGCGCAACAGGAAATGGAACTGGCGTTGCCATCCAGCGCCAAGGAAACTGAAGCTTTTCTGCGAAGCCGTTATGGCGTTACAAACGAACAATTGCGGGTATTCGGGCGCGAGGAATGGTTCGCGCCGGTGGCTTCCGGCTCCAATCCCGCCGATGCTATGGTGATTTGTCCCTGTACCATGGGTACTTTGGCGGCGGTTGCCGCCGGTTTGAGTCAGAATCTGATCGAACGGTCCGCCGATGTGATGCTGAAAGAGAACCGTCCGCTCATTATCGTGCCGCGGGAAACACCATTTTCTCCAATCCATTTGGAAAATATGCTGAAGCTGGCGCGAAGCGGCGCGGTCATCCTGCCGGCCAATCCGGGTTTTTATCATCACCCGCAAACCGTGCAGGATTTAGTGGATTTCGTGGTTGCGCGCGTGCTTGATCATTTGCATGTCAACCATGACTTGATGCCGCGCTGGGGCGAGGAAAACTGA
- the hprK gene encoding HPr(Ser) kinase/phosphatase, producing the protein MSRISIAQLFEDKKEKLKLSWIAGQSGSSIELSEDEISHSGQGMIGHLNFIHPDRIQVISSDEIHYLNKQEAASLEKKINQLIQSNLACIIVADDAEVPKAILDMANAHNIPLLHSPYPGLEVIWLIRTYLSGILAPSCSLHGVLLDVLGMGVMITGESGVGKSELALELISRGHGLVADDVVELRRIAPETLEGRCPPMLRDYLEVRGLGMLNIRTIFGETAVRRRKNMKLIVHLQNIAMTGTGVLERLPISDLTENIINVDIRKVIIPVAPGRNLAVLVEAAVRNYVLQLRGIDGTKEFIERHERAMIDGSADKYQY; encoded by the coding sequence GTGTCCCGAATTAGCATTGCACAACTTTTTGAAGATAAAAAAGAAAAACTCAAGCTGAGTTGGATTGCCGGTCAAAGCGGTAGCTCGATTGAGCTGAGTGAAGACGAAATTTCCCATTCGGGCCAAGGCATGATCGGGCATTTGAATTTTATCCATCCGGATCGCATACAGGTCATCAGCAGCGATGAGATTCACTATCTGAACAAACAGGAAGCTGCTTCCTTAGAGAAGAAAATCAATCAGCTAATACAAAGTAATCTGGCTTGCATCATTGTTGCGGATGATGCGGAGGTTCCTAAAGCGATTCTCGATATGGCCAATGCGCATAATATTCCTTTGTTGCATTCGCCGTATCCCGGGCTGGAAGTAATTTGGCTGATACGGACTTATCTGAGCGGCATCTTGGCGCCTTCGTGCAGTTTGCACGGTGTATTGCTGGATGTGCTGGGGATGGGCGTGATGATTACCGGCGAGAGCGGTGTCGGTAAAAGCGAGCTTGCGCTGGAATTAATCAGCCGCGGGCATGGACTGGTTGCGGACGATGTCGTGGAATTGCGCCGGATTGCTCCGGAAACACTGGAAGGCCGTTGTCCGCCGATGTTAAGGGATTATCTGGAAGTGCGCGGCCTTGGCATGTTGAATATCCGCACCATTTTTGGTGAAACCGCAGTGCGTCGGCGCAAGAACATGAAGCTGATCGTGCATTTGCAGAATATTGCGATGACCGGCACGGGCGTGCTGGAAAGATTGCCGATCAGCGATCTGACTGAGAATATTATCAATGTCGATATCCGCAAAGTGATTATTCCGGTGGCGCCGGGCCGCAATCTGGCGGTACTGGTGGAAGCGGCAGTGAGAAATTATGTATTACAGTTGCGCGGTATCGATGGCACCAAAGAATTCATTGAGCGCCATGAGCGTGCGATGATTGACGGATCCGCTGATAAGTATCAATACTGA
- a CDS encoding PTS sugar transporter subunit IIA, producing the protein MNQISQLLPLSNVIVDLDVTSKKRVFEQAGLLFENTNHIARSQVFDSLFAREKLGSTGLGQGVAIPHGRIKGLREAVAALVTMKEGIPFDAPDGQPVNIACILLVPEKATDKHLQILSELAQMFSDRQFREHILQCKDAATIHKLIVDWESSSVPN; encoded by the coding sequence ATGAATCAGATTTCGCAATTGTTACCACTCTCCAATGTCATTGTCGATCTCGATGTGACCAGCAAGAAACGTGTTTTCGAGCAAGCCGGGTTGTTATTTGAGAATACCAATCATATTGCGCGGAGCCAGGTTTTTGATAGCTTGTTTGCACGCGAGAAATTGGGTTCGACAGGGTTGGGGCAGGGAGTCGCGATTCCGCATGGCCGGATTAAAGGTTTGCGCGAGGCGGTCGCTGCGCTGGTGACAATGAAGGAGGGCATTCCATTCGATGCGCCGGATGGACAACCGGTGAATATTGCCTGCATTTTATTAGTTCCGGAAAAAGCCACTGACAAGCATTTGCAAATTCTAAGCGAACTGGCGCAGATGTTCAGCGATAGACAGTTTCGTGAACACATCCTGCAGTGCAAGGATGCGGCCACGATTCACAAGCTGATAGTTGATTGGGAGTCTTCCAGTGTCCCGAATTAG
- the hpf gene encoding ribosome hibernation-promoting factor, HPF/YfiA family: MNLKLTGNHVEITDAMRDYVTSKIGKITRHFDHVIDVSVILSVEKLKQKAEANVHIRGKDIFVETDSEDMYASIDSLVDKLDRQILKHKEKNLERRNHGALKDQELE; the protein is encoded by the coding sequence ATGAACTTAAAACTTACCGGTAACCATGTAGAAATTACTGATGCAATGCGCGATTATGTCACTTCAAAAATCGGGAAGATTACACGGCATTTTGATCATGTTATTGATGTCAGCGTCATCCTGTCGGTGGAGAAACTCAAGCAAAAGGCCGAGGCCAATGTTCATATACGCGGCAAAGATATTTTCGTCGAGACCGACAGTGAAGACATGTATGCATCTATTGACAGCTTGGTTGATAAGCTCGATCGGCAGATACTCAAGCACAAGGAAAAAAACCTGGAGCGGCGCAATCACGGCGCGTTAAAAGATCAAGAGCTGGAATGA
- a CDS encoding RNA polymerase factor sigma-54, translating into MKPALQLKLSQQLRLTPQLQQSIRLLQLSTLELNQEIERIVQENPLLEVYEEWDVSTAENAIESTEASNAEDFNQVSAEDTVSLNDDAAEDNFDSNPEWPQENASASSGFEDGDRDSSQLLAEPSSLREHLYFQTALSHISESRKNLVRLLIDSLDEDGYLLQDLSELQEMLPEELGIAQNDLEEALDCLQHFDPAGVGARNLKECLVLQLKALPGEVCYREQAIRVVREYLEILASHDFMQIKKLLGCEDQSLRAIQKLITNLNPKPGAQFNLHSERYIVPDITVAKKDGTWVASLNQAAIPRLNINHLYANILKQEHHSERGLINQLNEAKWLIKNIQQRSSTIHKVASVIVERQQQFFEHGDVAMRPLVLREIAEVLNLHESTVSRVTTQKFMYTPRGIFELKYFFGSHVATDSGGACSATAIRALIKQLVQEENPRKPLSDNKISNILEQQGIVVARRTIAKYRESLQIPAANLRKSI; encoded by the coding sequence ATGAAGCCAGCACTCCAACTTAAATTATCGCAACAATTGAGGTTGACGCCTCAGTTGCAACAATCTATCCGGTTGCTTCAATTATCGACGCTCGAGCTTAATCAGGAGATCGAGCGGATTGTGCAGGAAAATCCATTACTGGAAGTGTATGAAGAGTGGGATGTATCGACGGCTGAGAACGCCATCGAATCCACCGAAGCTTCCAATGCTGAAGACTTTAATCAGGTCTCCGCGGAAGATACTGTGTCTTTAAACGATGATGCTGCGGAAGATAATTTTGATTCCAATCCGGAATGGCCGCAAGAGAATGCTTCAGCTTCGAGTGGTTTCGAGGATGGTGATCGTGATTCATCACAGTTACTGGCGGAACCATCAAGTTTGCGGGAACATTTATATTTTCAAACCGCTTTAAGTCATATTTCAGAATCCCGGAAAAATCTAGTACGCTTGTTAATCGATAGCCTGGATGAAGATGGTTATCTGTTGCAGGATCTAAGCGAATTGCAGGAAATGCTGCCCGAAGAATTGGGGATTGCGCAAAATGACTTGGAAGAGGCGCTCGACTGCTTGCAACATTTTGATCCGGCCGGCGTAGGCGCGAGGAATTTGAAAGAGTGTCTGGTATTGCAGTTAAAAGCGCTGCCCGGCGAAGTCTGTTACCGGGAACAAGCCATTCGAGTTGTGCGGGAATATCTGGAAATTCTGGCATCCCATGATTTCATGCAAATCAAGAAATTATTGGGGTGTGAAGATCAAAGCTTGCGTGCCATTCAGAAGCTGATCACGAACTTGAATCCAAAACCGGGTGCGCAGTTTAATTTACATAGTGAACGCTATATCGTTCCGGATATCACGGTTGCCAAGAAAGACGGAACCTGGGTGGCGAGCCTGAATCAGGCTGCAATTCCGCGTCTCAATATCAATCATCTCTATGCTAATATATTAAAGCAGGAGCATCATTCCGAACGTGGTTTGATAAACCAATTGAATGAAGCTAAGTGGTTGATTAAGAACATTCAGCAACGCTCAAGTACCATTCACAAAGTAGCCAGTGTCATTGTGGAGCGTCAACAGCAATTTTTTGAGCATGGAGATGTTGCCATGCGGCCGCTGGTGTTACGGGAAATCGCGGAGGTGTTGAATCTTCACGAATCGACGGTATCCCGGGTCACCACGCAAAAATTTATGTATACTCCGCGTGGCATTTTTGAACTGAAATATTTTTTTGGTAGTCATGTTGCCACCGATTCCGGCGGCGCTTGTTCTGCGACGGCTATCCGTGCATTAATCAAGCAGCTGGTACAGGAAGAAAATCCAAGGAAACCGCTCAGCGATAATAAAATCTCAAACATACTGGAACAACAAGGAATCGTTGTCGCCCGTCGCACTATTGCAAAATACCGGGAATCGTTACAGATTCCTGCAGCCAATCTTCGTAAATCCATTTAA
- the lptB gene encoding LPS export ABC transporter ATP-binding protein: MSELRASNLKKRYKSRTVVQDVSFSLGSGEVIGLLGPNGAGKTTCFYMIVGLIPLDSGGVFMDGEDLSQLPIHRRAKLGLSYLPQEASIFRRLTVEENILAVLELQNLDEETKQRYLDDLLHDLHISHLRDNPAISLSGGERRRVEIARALASQPRFILLDEPFAGVDPIAVLDIQKVIAFLKERNIGVLITDHNVRETLGICDRAYIISDGHVLAQGRSEEIIDNEKVREVYLGEHFRM, encoded by the coding sequence ATGAGTGAATTAAGAGCGAGTAATTTAAAAAAGCGATATAAATCGCGCACCGTCGTGCAAGATGTTTCTTTTTCGCTTGGGAGCGGGGAAGTGATCGGATTGCTGGGGCCTAACGGCGCCGGTAAAACGACTTGCTTTTATATGATCGTTGGATTGATCCCGCTGGATAGCGGCGGTGTTTTCATGGACGGAGAAGACTTAAGCCAGTTGCCGATCCATCGAAGAGCTAAATTAGGGTTGAGTTACCTGCCGCAAGAGGCATCGATTTTCCGGCGGCTGACGGTTGAAGAAAATATTCTGGCGGTGTTAGAGCTGCAGAATCTGGATGAAGAGACGAAACAGCGGTATTTAGACGATTTATTACACGATTTGCACATCAGTCATTTGCGCGATAATCCAGCTATCAGCTTGTCCGGAGGTGAGCGCCGCCGTGTGGAAATAGCCCGCGCTTTGGCGTCGCAACCACGTTTCATTTTATTGGACGAGCCTTTTGCCGGTGTTGATCCAATTGCTGTGTTGGATATTCAGAAAGTCATTGCTTTTCTGAAGGAGCGGAATATCGGTGTTTTGATTACCGATCATAATGTTCGTGAAACATTAGGGATTTGCGATCGTGCATACATCATCAGCGACGGACATGTGCTGGCTCAAGGCAGATCGGAAGAAATTATTGATAATGAGAAAGTTAGAGAAGTTTATTTGGGTGAACATTTCCGGATGTAG
- the lptA gene encoding lipopolysaccharide transport periplasmic protein LptA, whose product MMKIIFVVSLLSLLFVHSANAEKGDRKKPIYLEADRATVEDVNRKEGSRVSVFTGNVILTQGTLRITADKMIMKEDVQGFRHATAIGELVTFRQKRDGLDEYVEGWSERAEYDSKTDKIELFRQARLKRGTDEVQGDYIAYDMNSEFFQVKGSKERGVESGPDKRVRITIQPKNKSE is encoded by the coding sequence ATGATGAAAATAATTTTTGTTGTAAGTCTGTTGAGTCTATTGTTTGTTCATTCTGCCAACGCCGAGAAGGGCGACCGGAAAAAGCCGATCTATTTGGAAGCGGACCGCGCTACTGTTGAGGATGTCAACCGCAAAGAAGGAAGCCGGGTCAGCGTGTTTACCGGTAATGTGATTCTGACGCAAGGAACTTTGCGGATTACTGCCGATAAAATGATTATGAAAGAAGATGTGCAAGGGTTCCGCCATGCAACGGCGATCGGCGAGCTTGTGACTTTCCGGCAGAAGCGGGATGGACTCGATGAATATGTAGAAGGCTGGAGCGAGCGTGCGGAATACGACAGCAAAACCGATAAAATCGAGCTGTTCCGGCAGGCGCGGCTGAAACGCGGCACGGATGAAGTTCAAGGCGATTATATTGCCTACGATATGAATAGCGAATTTTTTCAGGTTAAAGGCAGTAAGGAACGAGGGGTCGAGTCGGGTCCCGACAAGCGGGTACGGATAACCATCCAGCCTAAAAACAAATCTGAATAG